Part of the Pseudomonas chlororaphis genome, CCATCACCGCGATGATGAAGTCGGTGTGGCTTTCCGGCAAAAAGTCCAGGTGCGACTGGGTGCCCATCAGCCAGCCTTTGCCGAATACCCCGCCGGAGCCGATGGCGGCCTTGGACTGGATGATGTTCCAGCCAGTGCCCAGCGGATCGCTCTCGGGGTCGAGGAACGTCAAGACGCGTTGCTTCTGGTAGTCGTGCATGACGAAGTACCACATCGCCACCGACACCGGCACCGCCGCAGCGACCACGCTGAGGATCCAGCGCCAGCGCAGGCCGCCCATGAACAGCACGAAGGCGCCGCCGGCCAGGATCAGCAGCGAGGTGCCGAGGTCTGGCTGGCGCACGATCAGGATGAACGGGATCCCGATCAGCAACAGGCTGATGCACACGTGCTTGAGCTGGGGCGGCAAGGTGCGCTTGGACAGGTACCAGGCGATGGTCGCCGGCATGATGATCTTCAGGAATTCCGAGGGCTGGAAGCGAATCACCCCGGGGATGTTGATCCAGCGGGTCGCGCCCATGGCGTTGTGGCCCATCACGTCCACCACCACCAGCAGGCTGACGCCGATCACGTAGGCCAACGGCACCCAGCGCGCCATGAAACGCGGCTCCAACTGGGCAATGACGATCATCGACACCAGGCCGATGCCGAACGAGGTGGCCTGCTTGGCCAGCAAGTCCCAGCTTTTGCCGCTGGCCGAATACAGCACGAACAGGCTGCCGGCGGCCAGGGTCAGCAGCAGGATCAGCAGGGGGCCATCGATGTGCATGCGCTGCAACAGGGTGGCACGACGGCGCATCACATCTTCGCTGGAGAGGATGCGGTCGAAATTATTCTTCACGGGCCGTAGCCTCCGCGGTGATGGGGCTTGCGTACTCGGGCTTGAGCTGGCCGTGCTCGTCCAGCAACCAGGCGTCCATCACCTGGCGCACCACGGGCGCGGCGACACCGGAGCCCGACTCACCGTTCTCGACCATCACCGCCACGACGATTTTCGGGTTGTCGGCCGGGGCGAAGCCGACGAACAGGGCGTGGTCGCGGTGGCGCTCCTGGACCTTGGAGCGGTCGTACTTCTCACCCTGCTTGATCGCGACCACCTGGGCCGTACCACTCTTGCCGGCGATGCGGTACGGCGAACCGATGGCCGCCTTGCGCGCCGTGCCGCGAGCCCCGTGCATCACCTGCTGCATGCCGTTGTTGACCTTCTGCCAGTCCGACGGATTGTGCAGGATGATGTCCGGCATCGGGTTCGGGTCCACCGGCTTCTGGCCTTCGATGGTCTTGGCCAGGTGCGGGCGATACCACTTGCCCTTGCTCGCCACCAGCGCGGTGGCCTGGGCCAGTTGCAAAGGCGTAGCCTGCATGTAGCCCTGGCCGATCCCCAGGATCAGGGTTTCGCCGGGGAACCAGGCCTGGCGCCGGGTGGCGCGCTTCCATTCCCGGGACGGCATCAGGCCGGGGGATTCTTCGAACATATCCAGGGAGACTTTCTGGCCGATGCCGAACTTGTTCATGTAGGACGACAGCCGATCGATCCCCAGCTTGTGGGCCAGGTCATAGAAATAGGTGTCGTTGGACCGCATGATCGCCGTTTCCAGGTCCACGTAACCGTCGCCGGTACGGTTCCAG contains:
- a CDS encoding rod shape-determining protein RodA, giving the protein MRRRATLLQRMHIDGPLLILLLTLAAGSLFVLYSASGKSWDLLAKQATSFGIGLVSMIVIAQLEPRFMARWVPLAYVIGVSLLVVVDVMGHNAMGATRWINIPGVIRFQPSEFLKIIMPATIAWYLSKRTLPPQLKHVCISLLLIGIPFILIVRQPDLGTSLLILAGGAFVLFMGGLRWRWILSVVAAAVPVSVAMWYFVMHDYQKQRVLTFLDPESDPLGTGWNIIQSKAAIGSGGVFGKGWLMGTQSHLDFLPESHTDFIIAVMGEEFGLVGICVLLLIYLLLIGRGLVITAQAQTLFGKLLAGSLTMTFFVYVFVNIGMVSGLLPVVGVPLPFISYGGTSLVTLLSAFGVLMSIHTHRKWIAQV